The Bacteroidota bacterium genome window below encodes:
- a CDS encoding S8 family serine peptidase, which translates to MKKITYLLSIVILFVGCNPEETTVSPELQTGPLLVQKQITSEIPSGEPYTQKEIDKYMYDKVQTTADFSWENSDLKILTSAAKITNLVAIGYQPAGKKDVRNELHRTNIKSKEWKAVHDAIIELVVMDLRKAGNENVTPENIVSEDDNTLPIIVFKISDKSILTKLYNLENVRYIEPFGYWPTTYINERVASSSGCSGSSQALNASDYTTITPGCKMSWNFNNVNVPAAWNIAQGLGITVGVIDAGISSSQTLLGSNFNNGESNVGRTLTTDYTYGSTAFTSCTHGTSMSGIVAGPRNNLGGPTGVAYKANLHFIRGCSDVVLDESAELSGVRNALVRMGNMIPLKIISMSVGTPFSSSTLLDGVSYASGKGKLLFAAAGTSFSWTSWWGVIYPANYSQCVAVTGVKENGNTCNDCHDGSQVDLTIPMARNTNSSRTTLSLPMSGYNPSYVGGSSCATAMTAGVAALVWSVNPSLTSSQVLSCLKGTAQFYPNLSGSKGYGNVNAYAAVMMASGL; encoded by the coding sequence ATGAAAAAAATCACTTACTTACTCTCAATCGTTATCCTTTTTGTTGGCTGTAATCCTGAAGAAACAACTGTTTCACCGGAGTTACAAACCGGTCCTTTACTTGTCCAAAAACAAATCACTTCTGAAATTCCCTCCGGAGAGCCTTATACCCAAAAAGAGATCGATAAATATATGTACGATAAAGTTCAGACAACAGCAGACTTTTCATGGGAAAATAGCGATCTGAAAATTCTGACCAGTGCTGCAAAGATCACAAATCTTGTTGCCATCGGATATCAACCTGCCGGAAAAAAAGATGTGAGGAATGAACTTCACCGAACAAATATAAAATCAAAGGAGTGGAAAGCTGTTCACGATGCCATTATCGAACTTGTAGTGATGGATCTGAGAAAAGCGGGAAATGAAAATGTGACACCTGAAAATATAGTTTCAGAAGATGACAATACGCTTCCGATAATTGTCTTCAAAATTTCTGACAAATCTATTCTTACAAAATTGTATAATCTCGAAAACGTACGTTACATTGAACCTTTCGGTTACTGGCCTACTACTTATATAAACGAACGAGTTGCTTCTTCTTCCGGTTGTTCGGGTTCCAGTCAGGCTTTGAATGCAAGTGATTATACTACGATAACACCGGGATGTAAAATGTCATGGAATTTCAACAACGTTAATGTTCCTGCAGCCTGGAATATTGCCCAGGGATTAGGAATTACTGTTGGCGTTATTGATGCCGGTATCAGTTCGAGCCAGACATTACTTGGAAGTAATTTCAACAATGGCGAATCTAATGTCGGAAGAACATTAACCACTGATTACACTTACGGATCTACGGCTTTCACAAGCTGTACACATGGAACAAGCATGAGTGGAATTGTTGCCGGTCCGAGAAATAACCTTGGTGGCCCAACCGGTGTTGCTTACAAAGCTAATCTGCATTTTATCCGTGGTTGCAGTGATGTTGTACTCGACGAATCCGCTGAGTTAAGTGGCGTCAGAAATGCTTTGGTAAGAATGGGAAATATGATTCCGTTAAAGATCATCAGCATGTCAGTCGGAACTCCATTTAGCAGTAGTACTCTACTTGATGGAGTATCTTATGCTTCAGGAAAAGGCAAACTGCTTTTTGCAGCAGCTGGAACATCTTTTAGCTGGACTTCGTGGTGGGGAGTAATTTATCCTGCTAACTATTCACAATGTGTTGCAGTGACGGGAGTAAAAGAAAATGGAAATACCTGCAACGATTGTCATGATGGTAGTCAGGTTGACCTTACAATTCCAATGGCAAGAAATACAAACAGTTCAAGAACTACTTTGTCTTTACCAATGAGTGGTTATAATCCAAGCTACGTAGGCGGTTCATCTTGCGCAACTGCAATGACAGCCGGTGTTGCTGCATTGGTCTGGTCAGTGAATCCCAGTCTTACATCTTCACAAGTCCTGTCTTGCCTAAAAGGTACTGCACAATTCTACCCCAACTTATCCGGCAGTAAAGGCTATGGAAATGTCAATGCCTACGCGGCGGTGATGATGGCAAGCGGGTTGTAA
- a CDS encoding aryl-sulfate sulfotransferase, with translation MLKYLVLFIVLSISVHAQNYPQFNTTIYDSSGTGYYFLVPIKMGPQGANFNPYHMILDSVGNVVYYKEFVSGLNTGDFKLLSNGLMTYTYLNKYYLMDSSFTILDSVNCKNGIQHDGHDMQITANGEYLLMGSENVVMDLSSYYLFNNNGSPGSSTASVKAVVIQIQDVNKNVIFEWHSKDYFSFTDVDTARLNNPNTVDWTHSNAVAEDSDGNILLSSRHFNEITKINRTTGDVMWRMGGNANQFNFLNDPGMFTGQHDCRRIANGNLTLFDNGAPGHPAAAKEYLLDEINLTAELVWSYVKDSTIFSLSTGNVQRLENGNTLIDFGNLNVNISQPAFEVIDVVGQKVFEVTFVDTLLSYRAFNFSSLPFQFLRPEISCYEAGGIGYLDAGATYPEYLWNTGETTQTIAINTTGEYSVFVPIGNEGNISSIPFSVADLSDPCNTLSSLIERNEINNLKIFPNPGNGNFSISNYGLSDYYQLISSNGELISSGNLKEQHDFSKLSAGIYFLHVQKINTTNTFRIIIL, from the coding sequence ATGTTGAAATATTTAGTTTTATTTATTGTTTTGTCAATTAGCGTTCATGCACAAAATTATCCGCAATTCAATACTACAATTTATGATAGTTCCGGAACCGGTTATTATTTTTTAGTCCCTATAAAAATGGGTCCGCAGGGTGCTAATTTTAATCCCTACCATATGATTCTTGATAGTGTTGGGAATGTTGTTTACTACAAGGAATTTGTCAGCGGATTAAATACAGGTGATTTTAAATTGTTAAGTAATGGTCTTATGACCTATACTTATTTGAATAAATACTATCTGATGGATAGTTCTTTTACTATTCTCGATTCAGTAAATTGTAAAAATGGAATTCAACACGATGGGCATGATATGCAAATCACGGCTAATGGTGAGTACTTACTAATGGGAAGTGAAAATGTTGTCATGGATCTGAGCTCTTATTATTTATTCAACAACAACGGTTCTCCGGGTAGTTCAACAGCGAGTGTCAAGGCTGTTGTGATCCAGATTCAGGATGTAAATAAGAATGTAATATTTGAATGGCATTCAAAAGACTATTTTTCGTTTACTGATGTTGACACTGCCCGCTTGAATAACCCGAACACAGTTGATTGGACGCATTCAAATGCTGTCGCAGAAGATTCAGATGGGAATATTCTACTTTCTTCCAGACATTTCAATGAGATAACAAAGATCAACCGCACAACCGGTGATGTCATGTGGCGAATGGGTGGTAATGCTAACCAGTTTAATTTCCTGAATGATCCAGGCATGTTTACAGGTCAGCACGATTGTCGGCGAATTGCAAATGGAAACCTTACCTTGTTCGATAACGGTGCGCCCGGTCATCCTGCTGCTGCAAAAGAATATCTTCTCGATGAAATCAATCTCACTGCAGAACTTGTTTGGTCTTATGTAAAAGATTCTACCATATTCAGTTTATCAACCGGAAATGTTCAGCGGTTAGAAAATGGAAATACCTTGATAGATTTTGGTAATTTGAATGTAAATATTTCGCAACCTGCATTTGAAGTTATTGATGTAGTCGGACAAAAAGTTTTTGAGGTAACATTTGTTGACACCCTTTTAAGTTACCGGGCATTTAACTTTAGTTCATTACCGTTTCAATTTCTTCGGCCGGAAATTTCTTGTTATGAAGCAGGAGGGATTGGTTATCTTGATGCCGGCGCCACGTATCCGGAATACCTTTGGAATACAGGTGAAACCACTCAAACAATTGCAATAAATACTACAGGTGAATATTCGGTTTTTGTGCCAATTGGAAATGAAGGAAATATTTCATCGATTCCATTTTCAGTTGCGGACTTGAGCGATCCGTGTAATACTTTAAGTAGTTTGATTGAACGAAATGAGATTAATAATTTGAAAATATTTCCAAATCCCGGAAATGGGAATTTTTCAATTTCAAATTATGGACTGTCTGATTACTACCAATTAATATCTTCGAATGGAGAACTTATATCAAGTGGGAATTTGAAAGAGCAACATGATTTCTCAAAATTGAGCGCAGGAATTTATTTTCTTCACGTACAGAAAATCAATACTACAAATACATTCAGGATAATAATCTTGTAA
- a CDS encoding T9SS type A sorting domain-containing protein, with translation MKNILLLILLFPIVVSGQNKIKVYSTQPVDTTISTGVNAVYLDRSYDDTLIAYIQRAKYSIDIAVFSYDQYGQMSNIANAVNQAQANGRQVRWIYCGGVGNTGLSLLNSSIPTLASPTSALYAIMHHKFVIFDANSSDPADAMVFTGSANWNADQINEDENNLVIINDQPLAQTYLEEFNEMWGSTGMTPDTSASRFGPFKTNNTQHYFQVEGKTVELYFSPSDNTNSHLINVINSADNDLNFGVYTFTRPDIADTIVYKINQGVKVTGIMDQYSIGFNAHTILSPVMGNDLKVFTHPDSIFHSKYMIVDACDPNSDPVVEVGTHNWTTAAETKNDENVLIIHDDTLANIFLQAYKGSFNRLNGVLQNCPPNSVEEFFSVISVYPNPAKDFLEIALPLNEILSIQIYSIDGKIIKNDIHLNNVIYISDLISGWYVMKITTTKSSYLAKFVKTD, from the coding sequence ATGAAAAATATACTTTTACTGATCCTATTGTTTCCTATAGTCGTATCCGGGCAAAATAAAATTAAAGTCTATTCGACTCAACCGGTCGATACGACTATTTCAACCGGAGTGAATGCAGTTTATCTGGATCGGTCATATGATGACACCTTGATCGCTTACATTCAGAGAGCAAAGTACTCAATTGACATAGCTGTTTTCAGTTACGATCAATATGGTCAGATGTCGAACATTGCAAATGCAGTAAATCAGGCTCAGGCAAATGGCAGGCAGGTTCGATGGATCTATTGCGGTGGTGTTGGAAATACCGGTCTGTCCTTGTTAAATAGTTCGATTCCGACTTTAGCATCACCAACGTCTGCATTGTATGCTATTATGCATCACAAATTTGTGATCTTCGATGCTAATTCATCTGATCCTGCAGATGCCATGGTATTTACAGGTTCTGCTAACTGGAATGCTGATCAGATAAATGAAGATGAAAATAATCTTGTGATCATAAATGATCAACCACTTGCTCAGACTTATCTGGAAGAGTTTAATGAGATGTGGGGAAGTACAGGAATGACACCTGATACAAGTGCCTCAAGGTTTGGCCCCTTTAAGACGAATAATACGCAACATTATTTTCAGGTGGAAGGGAAGACAGTTGAATTATATTTTAGTCCTTCCGATAATACGAATTCGCACTTGATCAATGTTATTAATTCTGCCGACAACGACCTCAATTTTGGTGTTTATACATTTACCCGTCCTGATATTGCTGATACAATTGTTTACAAGATCAATCAGGGCGTTAAGGTCACCGGAATCATGGATCAGTATAGCATTGGATTCAATGCACACACGATACTTTCACCGGTAATGGGAAATGATCTCAAGGTATTTACACATCCTGATTCTATTTTCCATAGTAAGTATATGATCGTAGATGCATGTGATCCAAATTCTGATCCTGTTGTAGAAGTCGGAACACATAACTGGACTACAGCTGCAGAAACAAAGAACGATGAAAATGTTCTCATCATTCACGACGATACTCTTGCAAACATTTTTTTACAGGCATACAAAGGAAGTTTCAATCGACTGAACGGGGTTTTGCAAAATTGTCCTCCAAATTCTGTTGAAGAATTCTTCTCGGTAATTTCTGTTTATCCGAATCCGGCAAAGGATTTTTTAGAGATAGCTTTACCGTTAAATGAGATTCTATCTATTCAGATATACTCAATCGATGGCAAGATCATAAAAAACGATATTCACCTAAATAATGTTATTTATATCAGCGATCTGATTTCTGGCTGGTATGTGATGAAAATCACAACAACTAAATCTAGTTATTTAGCAAAATTTGTCAAAACTGATTGA
- the kdsA gene encoding 3-deoxy-8-phosphooctulonate synthase: MLSKIPHIKNTDSGNFFLLAGPCVVESEEMTMGIAKRVQEITDRLKIPFIFKASYRKANRSRIDSFTGIGDENALNILAKVRETFKVPIVTDIHESDDAAIAAKYVDVLQIPAFLCRQTELLLAAAATGKVVNIKKGQFLSGDSMKFAVDKVRNAGNENVMLTERGSMFGYQDLIVDYRQVVDMKKNNVPVILDITHSLQQPNQTTGVTGGRPDMIELIAKAGIAVGFDGLFVETHPDPKNAKSDGANMLHLDHLEGMLEKLIRIRKAI, encoded by the coding sequence ATGCTCTCAAAGATCCCCCACATAAAAAACACCGACTCCGGAAATTTCTTTCTCCTGGCCGGTCCTTGCGTTGTTGAAAGCGAAGAAATGACAATGGGTATTGCAAAACGCGTTCAGGAAATTACTGACCGCTTGAAAATACCTTTCATCTTTAAAGCGAGCTACCGTAAAGCAAATCGAAGTCGTATAGATTCGTTCACAGGCATTGGCGACGAAAATGCATTAAACATTCTTGCAAAAGTCCGTGAAACTTTTAAAGTACCGATTGTAACCGATATTCATGAAAGTGATGATGCTGCAATTGCCGCTAAATATGTAGATGTATTACAGATCCCTGCATTTCTTTGTCGCCAGACTGAACTTTTATTAGCAGCAGCTGCAACCGGCAAGGTTGTGAATATCAAGAAAGGCCAATTTCTCTCCGGAGATTCAATGAAATTTGCTGTAGATAAAGTCCGGAATGCAGGAAATGAAAATGTTATGCTTACAGAAAGAGGAAGTATGTTTGGCTATCAGGATCTGATCGTCGATTACCGACAAGTAGTTGACATGAAGAAGAACAATGTTCCAGTCATACTTGATATCACCCATTCCTTGCAACAACCAAATCAAACCACAGGAGTTACCGGAGGTCGCCCGGATATGATAGAACTTATTGCGAAAGCTGGTATTGCAGTTGGCTTTGACGGACTATTTGTAGAAACACATCCTGATCCTAAAAATGCAAAATCGGATGGTGCGAATATGTTGCATCTGGATCATTTGGAAGGGATGCTTGAAAAGTTGATTCGAATACGCAAGGCGATTTAA
- a CDS encoding DinB family protein: MNTTQQIAKHFREVYFGGNWTYSNLRDNLKGITVEQANKQIGTINTIATLVFHLHYYVRTVTKVLNGEPLNSSDKQSFEHPAFNSQKDWDDFLETVWKEAEEFAVLVEKLPDSKLTENIADPKYGIYYRNLHGIIEHTHYHLGQIAVLKKLISL; this comes from the coding sequence ATGAATACAACTCAACAAATAGCAAAACACTTTCGCGAAGTTTATTTCGGAGGAAACTGGACTTACTCTAATCTTAGAGACAACCTCAAAGGAATAACAGTTGAACAAGCCAACAAACAAATTGGTACAATAAATACTATTGCAACATTAGTTTTTCACTTGCATTACTACGTCAGAACAGTGACTAAAGTATTGAATGGTGAACCTCTGAATTCAAGCGACAAACAGAGCTTTGAACATCCTGCTTTTAATTCACAAAAGGACTGGGATGATTTTCTGGAAACTGTATGGAAGGAAGCAGAAGAGTTTGCAGTGTTAGTTGAAAAATTACCAGACAGTAAGCTAACAGAAAATATCGCCGATCCAAAATATGGTATCTACTACAGAAACCTGCATGGAATAATTGAACACACGCATTATCATTTGGGGCAGATCGCTGTATTGAAGAAGTTGATCTCTCTTTAG
- a CDS encoding TonB-dependent receptor — protein sequence MKRSSLILIFLLFQTILFAQQREFSGTRPDSLRRNAPKIGKIIGSLRDAKTNEPVSFAAVAFLSARDSSLVGGVQTNESGNFLAEDLPLGNIIIKASFIGYKTSFSRPISLSMQNVEVDAGVIKMSSSITNLDAVTITGEKADYVNSIDRKIYNMDKNIVNTGGTVTDVLQTIPSVAVDIDGNVALRGSANVTILIDGKPSGMLGGDRKAVLQQIPAGAIEQIEIITNPSAKFDADGMAGIINIKTKKEKMKGMNGNVTLGVGTNDKYNFGIGGNDRSPRVNLYANYNYRHESRSNKGMSTQYNFFSGQSPYYYSSSSQGTSKNDNHVGKLGADFFVNKFNTIGVSGSVSFRDDNRPEQIQYRFFTPEEITFDTYYRDNIESNNNFNYDLNADYRRTWDSTSREFTANLSYSSSLRESDNEYSSSLYSAFDLHYQINNNENTYQNIIAQADLVQPINKTSKLEAGLKSSNRFLDNELNYSDLNFNSGLYERNNLNSDHFVYNEQIAAGYAMFTSKIKKLDYNFGLRAEQTFASIESQTILETYKNDYISFFPSAFFKYPLSSKSDLQLSYSRRVNRPDSRSLNPFVDYSDSLNIRQGNPFLRPEFTNALELSNSLNVKSWNITTSVFYRRTDDLISRYRTVDANTGVGTMTTTNFSSSENTGGELIVRYSFEKLGSVMGSFNIYQSKINGTNVNSDYQTNSTQWSSRLNVSLRVAKNTSFQLTGNYLAPMTTVNGEIKGMSGIDVGLKQDLWNGKASLSLNVNDVFAMRKFEYINFGEYYRTEGSRSRESRVAMLNFSYKIGKADNSLFSKRKNQKTTPQESGPELIDY from the coding sequence ATGAAAAGATCATCTTTAATTCTCATTTTTCTTCTATTTCAAACAATACTATTTGCACAACAGAGAGAATTTTCCGGAACCCGACCGGATTCTTTGAGAAGGAATGCACCCAAAATCGGAAAGATTATAGGAAGTCTGCGGGATGCTAAAACAAACGAACCTGTAAGTTTTGCAGCAGTTGCTTTTCTATCTGCAAGAGATTCATCATTAGTGGGCGGTGTTCAAACCAATGAAAGCGGAAATTTTCTAGCTGAAGATCTGCCGTTGGGGAATATTATCATCAAAGCATCATTCATAGGTTACAAAACATCTTTTTCCAGACCGATTTCACTTTCCATGCAAAATGTAGAAGTGGATGCCGGAGTAATAAAAATGTCAAGCTCTATTACTAATTTAGATGCAGTGACTATTACAGGAGAGAAAGCAGACTATGTGAATTCGATCGATAGAAAGATCTATAACATGGATAAAAATATTGTCAATACGGGAGGAACTGTAACGGATGTACTTCAAACAATTCCTTCCGTTGCAGTTGATATTGATGGGAATGTTGCATTGAGAGGAAGCGCAAATGTGACGATTCTGATAGACGGTAAACCTTCGGGTATGCTGGGTGGAGATAGAAAAGCTGTACTACAACAGATCCCGGCCGGAGCAATTGAACAAATAGAGATCATAACAAATCCTTCTGCAAAATTTGATGCTGATGGTATGGCAGGAATAATAAATATCAAGACCAAAAAAGAGAAGATGAAGGGCATGAATGGAAATGTCACTCTTGGAGTAGGAACAAATGATAAATACAATTTCGGAATAGGCGGGAACGACCGTTCGCCAAGAGTGAATCTTTATGCAAATTATAATTACAGACATGAAAGCCGCAGTAACAAAGGAATGAGTACACAATATAATTTTTTTTCCGGACAATCTCCATATTACTACAGTTCCAGTTCACAGGGAACTTCTAAGAATGATAATCACGTAGGAAAACTTGGGGCAGATTTTTTTGTAAATAAATTCAATACAATTGGTGTGAGTGGCTCTGTGTCGTTCAGAGATGATAATAGACCGGAACAAATTCAATATCGTTTTTTCACTCCGGAGGAAATTACATTTGATACATATTACCGTGATAACATCGAGTCAAATAATAATTTCAATTATGATCTGAATGCTGATTACCGAAGAACATGGGATTCAACAAGCAGAGAATTTACTGCTAACTTATCTTATTCTTCCAGCTTAAGGGAATCAGATAATGAATATAGCAGCAGTCTTTATTCTGCTTTTGATCTGCATTATCAGATCAATAATAATGAAAATACTTATCAGAATATTATTGCACAGGCAGATTTAGTTCAGCCAATAAATAAAACCAGCAAACTTGAAGCAGGATTAAAAAGTTCAAACCGCTTTCTCGACAATGAATTGAATTACTCTGACCTCAATTTTAATAGCGGCCTGTATGAAAGAAACAATCTTAACTCAGACCACTTTGTATACAATGAACAGATAGCAGCCGGATATGCAATGTTTACAAGTAAAATTAAAAAACTTGATTATAATTTTGGCCTTAGGGCTGAACAAACATTTGCATCAATTGAATCACAAACAATATTGGAAACATATAAGAATGATTATATCTCATTTTTTCCCAGTGCGTTTTTTAAATATCCATTGTCTTCGAAAAGTGATCTGCAGTTGAGTTACAGTCGTCGGGTAAATCGTCCGGATTCCCGTTCACTGAATCCATTTGTTGATTACTCAGACTCATTGAATATCCGTCAGGGAAATCCATTTCTCAGACCTGAATTTACGAATGCTCTTGAATTATCTAATAGCCTGAATGTAAAATCCTGGAATATTACGACATCTGTTTTTTACAGAAGAACAGATGATCTTATCAGCAGATACCGTACAGTAGATGCAAATACAGGAGTGGGAACAATGACAACAACAAATTTTTCTTCTTCGGAAAATACGGGTGGTGAATTGATCGTGCGTTATTCTTTCGAGAAACTTGGTTCCGTGATGGGAAGTTTTAATATTTACCAAAGTAAAATTAATGGTACAAACGTAAATTCAGATTACCAGACAAATTCTACTCAATGGTCCTCACGTTTGAATGTTAGTCTGCGGGTTGCAAAGAATACGTCCTTTCAGTTAACAGGAAATTATTTAGCACCGATGACTACCGTAAATGGTGAGATCAAAGGTATGAGTGGTATTGATGTCGGATTGAAACAAGATCTATGGAATGGTAAAGCTTCATTGAGTCTGAATGTAAACGATGTCTTCGCAATGCGAAAATTTGAATACATTAACTTCGGTGAATATTACCGGACAGAAGGTTCCCGGAGCCGTGAATCCCGTGTTGCAATGCTAAATTTTTCCTATAAAATCGGTAAGGCGGACAACAGCCTTTTCTCAAAACGTAAGAATCAGAAAACAACGCCTCAGGAATCGGGGCCGGAGTTGATTGATTATTGA
- a CDS encoding replication-associated recombination protein A, giving the protein MIPLAERMRPTTLDQYIGQSHLVGNDAILRKTLARNVIPSIIFWGPPGVGKTTLAGIIAKEIRRPFYVLSAVSSGVKDVREVIEKAQRYQFELKEVEGSPILFIDEIHRFSKSQQDSLLNAVEKGIVTLIGATTENPSFEVISPLLSRCQVYVLKELSKDDLVAIVRQAIKEDVVLKKRNISLKESEALLRLSGGDARKLLNLLELVVNSFLPDAEIEITNEKVQEIVQDKIAIYDKNGEQHYDIISAFIKSMRGSDPNAAVYWLARMIRGGEDLKFIARRMVIFAAEDIGNANPTALVMANTCFEAVSKIGNPEGRIILSQVVVYLATSTKSNAGYMAIEKALAAVDEHGDLPVPLNIRNAPTKLMKELGYGEGYHYDHSSKNSFAGNEFLPDSISGSKFYEPGSNARELEIRNFLKSLWREKYDY; this is encoded by the coding sequence ATGATTCCTTTAGCTGAACGAATGCGACCCACTACTCTTGATCAATACATTGGTCAATCGCATTTGGTTGGAAACGATGCCATTCTGCGTAAAACTTTGGCCAGAAATGTTATTCCTTCCATTATTTTCTGGGGTCCGCCGGGAGTCGGTAAAACCACACTTGCCGGGATTATTGCCAAAGAAATCCGGCGTCCTTTTTACGTACTTTCAGCTGTAAGCTCAGGCGTTAAAGATGTGCGTGAAGTAATTGAAAAAGCTCAGCGCTATCAATTCGAATTGAAAGAAGTTGAAGGTAGTCCTATATTATTTATTGATGAGATCCATCGTTTCAGCAAATCGCAACAAGATTCTCTTCTCAATGCAGTTGAAAAAGGAATTGTTACACTGATAGGTGCTACAACTGAGAATCCATCTTTCGAAGTTATCTCTCCTTTACTTTCCCGTTGTCAGGTCTATGTTTTAAAAGAACTTTCTAAAGATGATCTTGTTGCAATTGTCAGGCAAGCAATTAAGGAAGATGTCGTTCTTAAAAAAAGAAACATTTCTCTTAAAGAATCAGAAGCGTTACTACGTCTGTCTGGTGGCGATGCAAGAAAATTACTCAACCTGCTTGAACTTGTTGTGAATTCATTTTTGCCCGACGCAGAAATTGAAATTACCAATGAAAAAGTTCAGGAGATCGTTCAGGACAAAATAGCCATTTACGATAAGAATGGTGAACAACATTATGACATAATAAGTGCCTTCATTAAATCAATGCGTGGGTCTGATCCGAATGCGGCTGTTTATTGGCTTGCGAGAATGATCCGTGGCGGAGAAGATCTTAAATTCATCGCACGCAGGATGGTAATATTTGCTGCAGAAGATATCGGGAATGCGAACCCGACTGCATTGGTAATGGCAAATACTTGTTTTGAAGCAGTAAGTAAAATAGGTAATCCGGAAGGACGTATTATCCTTTCACAAGTTGTCGTTTATCTGGCAACTTCTACAAAAAGCAATGCAGGTTATATGGCAATAGAAAAAGCATTAGCAGCAGTAGATGAACATGGCGACCTACCGGTTCCACTCAACATCCGAAATGCTCCAACCAAACTTATGAAGGAGTTGGGATACGGAGAAGGTTATCATTATGATCATTCAAGTAAAAATAGTTTTGCCGGAAATGAGTTTTTACCCGACTCGATCAGTGGTTCAAAATTTTATGAACCGGGATCAAATGCCCGTGAACTTGAAATCCGCAATTTTTTGAAATCACTATGGCGGGAGAAATATGATTATTAA